The proteins below are encoded in one region of Rana temporaria chromosome 2, aRanTem1.1, whole genome shotgun sequence:
- the RABL3 gene encoding rab-like protein 3, with translation MAALDRVKVLVLGDSGVGKSSLVHLLCQNQVLGNPSWTVGCSVDVRLHEYKEGTPEEKTFFIELWDVGGSVGSASSLKKARAAFYNGINGILLVHDLTNKKSSQNLHRWLLESLNKDLQPTGVLVTGGDYDRENFADNQIPLLVTGTKLDQIPEAKRTEVLIRTAFLAEDFNAEEMNLDCNNTRGLAAGSSNAVKLSRFFDKVIEKRYYSRDTSAIPGYSDRKRFGGSFKSLHYD, from the exons ATGGCGGCTCTGGATAGGGTGAAGGTTCTGGTACTGGGGGACTCAG GAGTGGGGAAATCTTCCCTCGTCCATCTGCTGTGCCAGAACCAGGTGCTGGGGAACCCGTCCTGGACTGTCGGCTGTTCGGTGGATGTGAGG CTCCACGAATACAAGGAGGGGACCCCGGAGGAGAAGACGTTTTTCATCGAACTTTGGGACGTTGGGGGATCGGTCGGGAGCGCCAGCAGCTTAAAGAAGGCCAGAGCCGCCTTCTACAACGGCATCAACG GTATCCTCCTCGTCCATGATCTCACCAACAAGAAGTCATCTCAGAATCTGCACCGCTGGCTGCTGGAGTCTCTCAACAAAGATCTACAGCCGACGGGTGTGCTGGTGACTGGTGG GGACTATGACCGGGAAAATTTTGCCGATAACCAGATCCCCCTGCTGGTCACCGGGACTAAACTGGACCAGATCCCGGAGGCCAAGCGCACCGAGGTCCTGATCCGCACCGCGTTCCTGGCGGAAGATTTCAATGCCGAAGAGATGAATCTG GACTGCAACAACACACGTGGCCTCGCCGCCGGATCCTCCAATGCTGTCAAACTTAGCAGGTTCTTTGACAAG GTAATCGAGAAGAGATATTACTCCAGGGACACCAGCGCG ATTCCAGGATACTCAGACCGGAAGCGGTTCGGAGGATCATTCAAGAGCCTGCACTATGACTGA